A stretch of Schistocerca nitens isolate TAMUIC-IGC-003100 chromosome 6, iqSchNite1.1, whole genome shotgun sequence DNA encodes these proteins:
- the LOC126263302 gene encoding neural-cadherin-like → MPGTRLMVAAVLLWCACAAPADASLRTRIPPRRRNVVVLAHDTRPGFDVRQFPKGHSYHLLDTGFSDYFALVPGDILMTTADLRPLLGRNVTLAVLEDGAVNRTLEVAVLDRRDMLRFEERRDPATVAENAPAGTHVATLEPVAGWRGGPLLYRLLVGDPGGAFRLEADNGSSAALVTAWPLDREQQADYELTVEAEDALGLERAITTLRVRVLDENDNGPVFSSKEYRFPVDVGWVPPPGRFRTVGKVSAADADGDRVVFSLGAPSRLVVIVPQTGELLLAGDPPQEDTDYEIIVEAHDLRSPSRSAVEPARVFLQFNVPPPVQQDRDLLAISEEEQHIDDIEKEFEPGPDPEEVAEVVPSVHRITKRRVTRAVRPTKRIEFTEADGETEGRVVFQLEKETERETFKIRDENPWVTVEPNGAVRVKKKWDYEELGPEKTIDFWVTITNAAAAQVVFRKLREKMAIVTQEKA, encoded by the exons ATGCCTGGGACTCGGCTGATGGTGGCGGCGGTGCTGCTGTGGTGCGCGTGCGCGGCGCCCGCTGACGCCTCCTTGCGGACCAGGATTCCGCCGCGGCGCCGCAACGTGGTCGTGCTGGCGCACGACACGCGGCCCGGCTTCGACGTACGCCAGTTCCCGAAGGGCCACAGCTACCATCTGCTCGACACCGGATTCTCCGACTACTTCGCCCTGGTGCCCGGCGACATACTCATGACCACGGCAGACCTGCGCCCGCTGCTCGGCCGGAACGTCACGCTCGCCGTGCTGGAGGACGGCGCCGTGAACCGGACGCTGGAAGTGGCCGTGCTGGACCGGCGCGACATGCTGCGCTTCGAGGAGCGCCGCGACCCGGCCACGGTGGCGGAGAACGCGCCCGCGGGCACACACGTGGCCACGCTGGAGCCGGTGGCCGGCTGGCGCGGCGGCCCGCTGCTCTACCGGCTGCTCGTCGGCGACCCCGGCGGCGCCTTCCGGCTGGAGGCGGACAACGGCTCCAGCGCCGCGCTGGTCACCGCCTGGCCACTGGACCGCGAACAGCAGGCCGACTACGAGCTCACCGTCGAGGCGGAGGACGCCCTGGGGCTGGAGCGCGCCATCACCACGCTGCGCGTCCGCGTGCTCGACGAGAACGACAACGGCCCCGTCTTCTCCAGCAAGGAGTACCGCTTCCCCGTCGACGTGGGCTGGGTGCCGCCGCCGGGCCGCTTCCGCACCGTGGGCAAGGTCTCCGCCGCGGACGCCGACGGGGACCGCGTCGTCTTCTCCCTGGGCGCGCCCAGCCGGCTGGTCGTGATCGTGCCGCAGACGGGCGAACTGCTGCTGGCCGGCGACCCGCCGCAGGAGGACACCGACTACGAGATCATCGTCGAGGCGCACGACCTGCGCTCGCCCAGCCGCAGTGCGGTCGAGCCGGCGCGCGTCTTCCTCCAGTTCAACGTGCCGCCCCCGGTCCAGCAGGATCGAGATCTCCTGGCGATATCTGAGGAAGAACAACACATCGACGACATCGAGAAAGAGTTCGAACCCGGCCCCGACCCGGAAGAAGTGGCTGAAGTCGTTCCGAGCGTGCACCGCATCACCAAGCGCCGAGTGACGCGCGCCGTGCGGCCCACCAAGAGGATAGAGTTCACAGAGGCAGACGGCGAGACCGAGGGCCGTGTCGTCTTCCAGCTGGAGAAGGAGACGGAGCGCGAGACCTTCAAGATCCGCGACGAGAACCCCTGGGTCACCGTCGAGCCCAATGGCGCCGTTCGCGTCAAGAAGAAGTGGGACTACGAGGAACTAGGCCCGGAGAAGACCATAGACTTCTGGGTCACCATCACCAACGCCGCAGCAGCTC aGGTGGTCTTCAGGAAGCTACGGGAAAAGATGGCTATTGTTACCCAAGAAAAAGCTTGA